The sequence ACGGAATCATTCACGTCATCGACGGCGTGATGCTGCCCAAGCAGTAACCCCCCGAACGACACAGGCTGCCGACCCCCCGCGGACCCCCGCGGGGGTTTTTCTCTGGCATCGCGCCTCCCGCTTGACGTGCAGCCTGCGCTGCCTCAGCATGGTGCCATGACACCCGGAAAGGCATACTTGGATACCGACACCATCCGTGCGCTGGCCGCGCGTACGGATGCCATGGGGGTATGGCTGGTCGCCCACTGCTGGGGGGTGATCGCGGGTTCCGTCGCGCTCTTCGCTGTCTGGCCAAACCCGCTGACCGCGCTTCTTGCGATCGTCCTGATCGGTTCGCGCCAGCTGGGACTCGCCATCCTGATGCACGAAGCGGCCCACAATGCGCTGTTCAAGACCCGGTGGCTCAACGAATTCGCGGGCGAATGGCTTTGCGGCAGGCCCATCCTCGCCGAGCTTGGCAGCTACCGGCATTATCACCTTACCCATCACCGCTACACCCAGACGGACAAGGATCCCGATCTGGTTCTGTCTTCCAAGTTTCCGACAACGCGCGACAGCCTCAGACGGAAATTCATCCGTGACTTGACGGGCCAGACCGGCCTGCGGCAACTGGTCGGGCAGATCGTGATGTCCTTTCGTCTGGCCGGAGACGACGATGCCATCGAGGCCGCCAATCAGGACGCGGCACAGGCGTTCAAGGCGCGCGACCTGTGGAAGTCGCTGCCCGTCTTCATCGGCGTCGCCCTGGCGATGAGCCTTGCCGGCGAATGGTGGTACGGCCTCCTGTTCTGGCTGCTGCCCTACCTCACCTGGTTCCAGTTGGTTCTGCGCATCCGCAACATTGCCGAACACGGGGCCACCGAACAGTCCGACAACCCCCTGCAGAACGTCCGCACGACCCACGCAGGGCCCGTCGCGCGTGCGCTCGTCGCGCCCTACTGGGTCAACTACCACCTCGAACACCACATGGTCATGCATGTTCCCTGCTGGCGTCTGCCCCGTATGCACAAGGCCCTGCGCGACGCAGGCATCGGTGACCGGATGCGCGTCTCTCCCAATTATGGCCACGCCCTCGCCGAAGCGGGCTGGTAGAGGGCTGCCGGCACGCACCGGCAGGTGACCGCGCCATAAGCGGGCGCTTATGCGGCCCCGGATAAACCCCGGGCCAATGGCCCCGATGCCGTTTCCTTCCCAGATTGCCGACCAGCGGCCCGCAAGGGGGCGCCTCACGCCACCTGATCCCGGTGGCCTTCAAAAGGAACGGACACATGCGCAAATTCGCACTCATCACCCTCATCGCCCTCGCCTCACCGGCTCTTGCCGAGGACGTCTCGATGGACAGCAAGCTCGGCAACACCATGGAGGAAGTGCAGGCGTCGCTTGCCGCCATGGGCTACGAAGTCCGCAAGGCCGAAATGGAAGACGGCAAGATCGAGGTCTACTTCGTGCGCGACGGAAAAATGGGCGAGGTCTATGTCAGCCCCGAAACCGGCGCGGTCACCAAGCTCGAACTCAAGGGCTGATCCGGTGGTGGCTTCCACACATCCGACCCACGGGCGCAAGGGCGCCCGTGAGGTTTCGGTCTGGGATCCGCTTGTCAGGCTGATCCACTGGGGCCTCGCCCTGGCGATCCTCGTCAACGGCGCGCTGGCGGACGGCGAAAGCCGCACCCACGCTTTGATCGGCTACATCGCCCTCAGCCTTCTGGCGATGCGCATGCTCTGGGCGCTGATCGGCCCGCCGAACGCCCGTTTCTCCGCTTTTCCGCCCAGCCCGCTGCGCGCCCTTCGCCATGCCCGGGCGATGTTCGGCGGTGACCGGCGCGTGCACCTGTCGCACAACCCGATCGGCGCCCTGATGGTCTACAACCTCTGGCTCAGCGTGCTTGCCATCGGGGTCACCGGCTACATGATGACGACCCTCGCCTACTTTGGCGTCGACTGGGTGGAAAAGGCACATGAAACGATATTCGACTGGCTGCTGATCTCGGTGGCCCTGCACGTGGCCGGCGTGGCCTTCGACACCTGGCACTCCGGTATCAATCTGGTGAAAGCGATGGTAAACGGGCGCAAGACGATCCCCGAAGGAAAAGACATCGCATGAAAAGGGCGCGCAAGTCGCCATGGAACGGAGAGAGGCGCGCGACGGTGCTTGCGGGCCTCATCCTGCTTCAGGCCCTCTGTGCGCTGTTCTTCATCGGCGACGCGATCGAGGATTTCCGGGAGGACGGCCAGTTCGACAATCCGCACCTGATGATCGAGGCAGCCGCGGCGCTGGCGCTGGTCGCCGGGGTCGTCTTCCTCATGGTCGAACTGCGCGGCCTGCTGTCGCGCATGTCCGACATGCAGATCGGGCTGGATATCGCGCATGGCCACCTCACCGACGTCATCGAAGCCTTTTTCGAGGCGTGGGCCCTGACCCCGGCCGAACGGGACGTGGCGATCATGATCCTCAAGGGGCTGGACAACGAGAACATCGCACGGGTCCGCAACACCGCTTCCGGCACCGTCCGCGCGCAGGCGGCGAGCATCTATGCCAAGTCACGCACCGACGGACGCGCCCAGTTCATCAGCCTTTTCGTCGAGGAACTCATGGCCGCGGGCGACACCGCCGCTGACCGGAACCCGCGCGGCGCGGCCTGAACCGGACGCCTAGTGCGCCGGGGCGGTCACGGCGTCGAGCAGGGTACGCCCGCCGTCGATCACCATGACTTCGCCGGTCATGAAGGCCGAGCTGTCCGCCGCGAGAAACTGCACCGCCTCGCACAGCTCGTTCGGAGAGGCGATGCGCCCCAGCGGCGTATTGCTGCGGATGTCGTCCCGCCATTCGCGGTTCTCTGCCAGCGCCGACCGCAACGAGGCGCTCATGACGCTACCGAACGAGATCGCGTTCACCCTGATCCGGTGTTCCGCCAGCGACAGCGCCATGGACCGGGTCATCTGCTGCACGGCAGAGGCCGCGATGGCATAGGCCATCAACTCGGGCCGGGTCTGCTTGCACGCGGTGGAGCTGAGGTTGATGATCGACCCCACCTGCCCCTTCGCCTCCGGGTCGGCCTGCTTGATCATCCGCCGCGCCACCGCCTGCGTCAGGCGCAGCGCGGTCATCAGGTTCTGCTCCAGCAGCGTATCGACGGATGAATCCTCCACGTCCAGCGCATCGGTGGTCATGACCTGCCGCGATGCGTTGACGAGGATATCCACCTGGTCGAAGGCGTCGATGGTGGCGGAAATCAGGTTGGCGATCGTCAGCCGCTGGCGCAGGTCGCCCGCGAACACGCGGATGTTGCCATCTTCCCGTTCGCTGCCCAGTTCTTCCATCAGCTTCTTCTCGTCCGCATCGGCGCACATCACGTTCGCGCCGGCATCCGCCAGATGGCGGGCGATGGACAGCCCGATGCCGTTGGCGGCACCGGTGACGATAGCGGTCTTGCCGGTAATCGAAAAAGACATCGCTTTCCCTTCTAAGATCCGATCAACGTCCGGCCCGCGCCGGTTTGGACGCATGAAACAGCTTGAAGCGCGCGTCCCCGCCCAGTTCCGCGACGTGGCCAAAGCTCTTCTTCAGTTCCGCTTCATACGGCAAATGCCGGTTCGCCACCATCCACAGATTGCCGTTCGGCTGCAACAGGCGCGCGGCAGAGGCGACAAAGGCCTGACCGATCTGCGGTTCGGCGGCCCGGCCCTGATGAAACGGCGGGTTCATCACGATGCTGTCCATCCGGTGGGGCGGCGCCCATTTGGTCGCGTCTTCCCAGTGGAATTTGGCCCGGTCGTCGGTGACGTTGTGGCGCGCGCACTCCAAGGCGCTGTGCCCCGCCTCGACCAGATGGACCGTCTGCACGCTCTCGCGGGTCAGGACATGCGCGGCAAGGAAACCCCACCCCGCCCCGAGGTCGGCCACTTCGGCCCCCAGCTTCTCGGGCAGCGCATCGACCAGCAGCGCCGATGCAAGATCGACCGCATCGGCGGAAAAGACGCCGGGCGCCGTCCAGAATCCGCCGGGCGTCTGCGAGGGCACCTCGGCCCAGTCCGCGAAGAAATCGGTGGCGGAGGCGTCGATCCAGAACAACTTGCCGTGCGCCTTGGATATGGGGCCGTTGATGGTCACCCGGCCCCGCATCTCGCGCAAGATGGAATCGATGCCTTGGGTCTTCTGGCCGTCGATCACCACGACGCCGTCGCAGGTGCCACAGGCCGCCGCGATCAGAGCGCGGGCCTCGGACTTGGCGCGGGGCAGACAGACGACGGCGGCAGCGTAGCGGTCCCGCACCATGCGCACCGCCTTGTAGCCGCGCTCCTGCCAGGCATCGAACAGCGGCTTGAAGTCCTGCACCACGTGGCATCGGTCGCGGTCGATACCCGGCAGCCGTGCGTCCTGCGGGGGGCGGAAAACGGCGATCAGCCCCTCTTCCGGCAGCTCGAGCCCGCCTTGAAGAGCCAGATCCAGACGTGCGTCAATCACACGCTATTCTTCTTTTTCCATCGTGCACTGCAGCGGGTGCTGATGCCGGCGTGCGAAATCCATGACCTGCGCGACCTTGGTCTCCGCGATCTCGTGGCTGAACACGCCGACCACCGCCAGTCCCTTCTTGTGGACCGTCAGCATGATCTCGAACGCCTGCGCGTGATTGAGGCCGAAAAACCGCTCGAGCACGTGCACGACGAACTCCATCGGTGTGAAGTCGTCGTTCAGCAGCAACACCTTGTAGAGTGGCGGCCGCTTCGTCTTGGGCTTGGTCTTGGTCAGCAGATCGGTCTGACCGTCATCGCCCGACCTGTCCGCCATCATGTATTCTTCAGGGCGCATTGCTGCTCCGACAGTTTGCTGTGCGTTGTGAGTCGTGTGTGCGTGTATATAACCTGTTCCCGTTACGAGAAAAGAGGCAGCATGGAAATGGCACCGTCCCTGACCACGATCGGCTTCGACGCCGACGACACGCTCTGGCACAACGAACGGTTCTTTGCCCTCACGCAGGACCACTTTGCCGAACTGCTGGCCGATCACGCGGAAAAACCCCGGCTGATGGAACGGCTGACAGAAGCGGAACGCCGGAACCTGTCGCACTACGGGTTCGGGATCAAGGGGTTCACGCTGTCCATGATCGAAACGGCGATCGAGGTGACGGACGGCCGGGTGCCCGCCGCCGTCATCGGCAAGATCCTCGATGCGGGGCGGGAAATGCTGTCCCACCCGGTCGAACTGCTGCCGGGGGTGGAGGACACCCTCGAATCGCTCCGCCACGACCACAAGCTGATCCTCATCACCAAGGGCGACCTTCTGGACCAGATGCGCAAGGTCGAACAGTCCGGGCTGCGCGACCGTTTCGATGCGATCGAAATCGTCTCGCACAAGACCTCGGCGGAATACGCCGACATCTTCGGCCGTCACGGCACGGGTGCCGATCAGGGCCTGATGGCGGGCAACTCCATGGCGTCCGATGTCCTGCCGATGCTGGACGCGGGCGGCTGGGGCGTGCTGGTGCCGCACACCCTGACCTGGGCGTTGGAACATGCCGCGGCACCGGAGGCCCACCCGAGGTTCTCCGAGATCGCGGACCTGTCGCAGCTTCCCGACCTCGTCAGCGGGTTGAAGTCATCCCACTGAGAGACCGGTGCGCCACGCGCGGCGCAAAAAGGCATATTCGCCGCGTTCTTGCCACATTGTCGCCACAATGGCCCCTATTGTGGCGGCATTTTTTATCGCCCCTAGATGTGGACGAAACGCGCGGCTATTTTCACTGATTTACCAGTGCGTTATGGCTTTCGCGAAATTTTGACCTGTGCTACGCTGTTTGTAATCAAAATGAGGCCAGCCGAAAAATCGGCGGTCCAGAGGCAAAAAAGGCAGGTTCAAAATGAAGGCGCGGCGCATTCAGCCGGCCCGCTTCGGGCTATTTTTCATCGCGGCATTCTGGCTTCTCGTGGTCTTGCCGCTGAGCGCCATCGCAGCCCCCTATGCCGCCTACGTGATCGATGCCCGAACCGGCAAGGTCCTGCATTCCCAGAACGCGGACACCCGGCTTCACCCGGCCTCCCTGACCAAGATGATGACCCTCTACATCGCGTTCGAGGCGATCCAGCGCGGCGAGATCGGCCTTGATACCGAGGTCACGATCTCCAAGAACGCCGCCGCCGAACCGCCCAGCAAGCTGGGCCTGCGCCCCGGTCAGAAGATCAAGCTGCGTTACCTGATCCGCGCGGCCGCGGTGAAGTCGGCCAACGACGCCGCAACCGCCATCGGCGAAGCCATCGAAGGATCCGAGGCCAAGTTCGCCCGCCGCATGAACCGCACCGCCAAGTCGCTGGGCATGACGCGCACGACCTTCAAGAACATGCATGGCCTGACCGAAGCCGGGCACCTGTCGACCGCCCACGACATGACCCTGATGGGGCGTCACCTGCTCTACGATTATCCGCAGTACTACAACCTGTTCTCGCGCATCACCGCCGATGCCGGCGTCAAGAAGGTGAGCCACACCAACCGCCGCTTCCTGTCCTCCTACAAGGGCGCCGACGGGATCAAGACAGGCTATACCCGTGCCGCGGGCTTTAATCTCACCGCCTCCGCCGAACGGGGCAACGAGCGGATTATCGTGACCGTCTTCGGTGGCCAGTCCACCGCGCAGCGCAATGCGAAGGTCGCCGAACTGATGGACCTCGGCTTCCGCCGCGCGCCCTCCAACGCGCCGCTGCGCAAACCCCAGCGCGAGATGGTCTATGCCGATGTCGAGGATGACACGGGCGACAGCGCCGGTGGCGCAGGCAAGACGATCCGCCTCGTGGGCGCGGTCAAGACCTCCAAGCGGCCCCAACTGCGGCCCGGCAGCGCGGCCCCGGTTCTGATGGCCGCCGCCGATCCGGTGGTCAGCGACGCGGACATCACCGCCGCGCTCAAGGAAGCGGTGCAGAGCCCGGCCATCAGCCCGCCCGCCCCGGCCACCGCCGAGGGCGTCGTCACGCTGGCTTCTGCGGCGAAGGTGTCCGCACGGCCCACCATCCGGCCCGAAGCGATGGTGGCCGCGGCGGCCCCCGCCCCGGTCGAGCAGGAAGTCGTCAGCCGTGTCTCCACCTCCGGTGGGCGGCAATGGGGCGTCAACCTGGGCCGCTACCCCAGCCGCTATGCGGCGGAAAAGGTGCTGCTCAAGACCGCGCTGGCCGAAATGGCCACGCTTGACGGCAGCCTGCGCAAGGTCGTCCAGCGGCCGCAGGGCTTCGACGCGAACTTCCTCGGCATGACCCGCGACAGCGCGGATCTCGCCTGCCGCAGGCTGGCCGCCCGCAACATCAACTGCTTCATGATCGGGCCGGGCTGACCGCCTGATCCCGGGCCGCCTCGCGGCGGATCCAGCGCACGAAATCCTTCAACGCGGGCCGCATCACGCCGGGCCGCGTCACCAGGTGATACCCCGACCCCGGCCTGTCCGCACGGTAGAGCTCGCGCAACCGTCCCGCCGCGATGTCCCGCGCCACGAACAGGTGCACCGTCACCGCAACGCCCTGCCCGTCCCGCGCCCCATCCAGCAGCAGGTTGCCCGGCACCTGCATCAGCGCCCGTGGCGCCATGTCCCCCTGCCCCAGGCGGCGCAGCCAGTCCGTGCTTTCCGATGTGCTGGCCTCTTCCAGCCATGGAAACCCCGACAGTTCCTCGACCGGCGGCAGGGGCCCCTCCCCCACCAGCGCCGGCGCCGCCACCACCACCATGGGCGACTGCATCAGCACCTCCGTCTCGAGGCCCGGCCACGACCCGGTGCCGTAGCGGATCGCGATGTCGATCCCGTCGGGCGACAGCTCCGCCAGTGTCGGTGTCGGGTCGAGCCTCAGGCTGGCTTCGGGATGCGCGGCGCGAAAGGAGGGCAACCGCGGCATGAGCCAGGATGCGGCGAACGTCGGCGTGCACGAGATATGCAGGGGCCGGGCATCGCGGGCGCCGGTGATCTCCTGCGCCGCCTCGATCATGGCGGCAAAGCCCGCGTGCAGCGCCTTGGCCAGAACCTCCCCCTGGGGTGTCAGCCGCATGGATCGCCCCGACCGGTCCAGCAGCGCCACGTCGAGATGCGCCTCGAGCGTGCGCAACTGCTGGCTGATCGCGGCATGGCTGACCCCCAGCGCGGTGCCCGCCGCCTGCACGTTGCCGCATTGGGCAAAGGCGGAAAAGGCGCGCAGCGCGGCCAGCGGCGGCAGTGATTTCCAGTCCATATGTAGGCAATCCTTACATGCGGCCATAATCCATGAGTCGCAATAGTGCCTGCTCCGAACGATATGTGAAGGGTCAAAACCGCAACCGGAGGAACCGAAATGTTACATATCTACGCAGCCGCCATTCGCACGGCGACCCGAACCGATGTGCCGGTTCAGGGACAAAGACGGCACCGGTGGCATCCCGGCGGCACGCGCAGGCCGGCTCAGCCGAGGTAGAATGACACGGAAATGCCGGCGCTCCGCCCGGTTCAGGTCGCGGCCTGCAGAAGGGTCCGGGTATAGTCGGTCTGGGGATTGTCGTAGAGATCGTCCGCGGGCCCATACTCGATCACGTCGCCCCGCTTCATCACCAGCACATTGTGCGACATGGCCCGCACCACCCGCAGATCGTGACTGATGAACAGATAGGCCAGCCCGTATTTCTCCTGCAGGTTCCGCAGCAGTTCGACGATCTGGACCTGAACGGTCATGTCGAGCGCGCTCGTCGGCTCGTCCAGAACCAGCAGCTTGGGCCGCAGCACCATGGCGCGGGCGATTGCGATCCGCTGGCGCTGACCGCCGGAGAATTCGTGCGGATAGCGATCCATCGTGGCGGGGTCGAGCCCGACTTCCTCCATCACCTCGTGCACCAGCACGCGCTGATCCTGACCCTTGCCGATGCCGTGAATGCTGAGGCCCTCCGAGATGATCTGGAAGCAGGTCATCCGCGGGCTGAGCGACCCGAAGGGATCCTGGAAAACGATCTGCATGTCCGCCCGCAACCGGCGCAGCTGCCGGGTGGACCACTTGCGCACGTCCTCGCCCATGAAGGTGATCCGCCCCTCCGACTGGATCAGCCGCATGATCGCGAGGGCCAGCGTCGTCTTGCCCGACCCGCTCTCGCCCACGATGCCCAGCGTCTCGCCCGCGCGCACGGACAGCGTCGTGTCGTTCACCGCCTTCACGTGGCCGACGGTACGCCGCAACAGGCCGCGCTGGATCGGAAACCAGACCTTGAGGTTTTCGGTCGATACGATCTCGGGCGCGTCAGCCGGAACAGGTTCGGGACTGCCGGTCGGCTCCGCGCTCAGCAGTTTCAGCGTATAGGGGTGCTGCGGGTTGTCGAAGATGTCGCGCGTCGGCCCCTGCTCGACGATCACGCCCTTCTGCATCACGCAGACCCGGTCGGCGATCCGCCGCACGATGCCCAGATCGTGCGTGATGAACAGCAGGCCCATGCCCTCGCTGTCCTTGAGTTCCTTCAGCAGGTCGAGGATCTGCGCCTGAATGGTCACGTCCAGCGCCGTGGTCGGCTCGTCCGCGATCAGCACGTCCGGCTTGTTGGCCAGCGCCATGGCGATCATCACGCGCTGCCGCTGCCCGCCGGACAGCTGGTGCGGATAGGCGCCCAGCCGGCTTTGCGCATCGTTGATGCCCACCTTCTCCAGCAGTTCGAGAATCCGGCCGCGCGCGTCCTCCCCCACCAGTCCCTGGTGCAACGCGATGCTTTCGCCCAGTTGCTTTTCGATGGTGTGAAGCGGGTTGAGCGATGTCATCGGCTCCTGAAAGATGAAGCTGATGTCGTTGCCCCGGACCTTGCGCAACAGCGCCGCATCCGCGCCAATCATCTGCTGCCCGTCGTAGGTGACGGAACCGGACACCTCGGCGCTGTCGCCCAGCAGCGACACCGTCGAAAGCGCGGAAACCGACTTGCCCGAGCCGCTTTCGCCGACCAGCGCGACCGTTTCGCCCCGTTCGACGGCAAAGGACACGCCGCGCACCGCGTGCACCAGCGCCCCGTCCTGCCGGAACGAGACGTTCAGGTCGCGGACATCCAGAAGAGGTGCGCTCATGCCTGAGCCCCGTGGTCGATTTCTTCGAAGAAATCGGGCCGGAAATTACGTAATTTCCGTGTCCGCGTCATGAGAAGGTCTTTCTGGGGTCAAAGGCGTCGCGAATGCCTTCAAAGATGAAGACCAGCAGCGACAGCATGATGGCGAAGGTGAAGAAGGCCGTGAAGGCCAGCCAGGGCGCCTGGAGGTTCTGCTTGGCCTGCAGGGTCAACTCGCCCAGCGACGGGGCGGAGGACGGCAGGCCGAAGCCGAGGAAGTCGAGAATCGCCAGTGTGCTGATCGTGCCGGTGATGATGAAGGGCAGGAAGGTCAGGGTCGCGACCATGGCGTTGGGCAGCATGTGCCGGAACATGATGGTCATGTTCCCCACCCCCAGCGCCCGCGCCGCCCGCACGTATTCCAGGTTGCGGGCGCGCAGGAATTCGGCCCGCACCACGCCCACGAGACCGGTCCACGAAAACAGGACCAGCAGGAACACCAGCAGCCAGAAACTGCGCCCCAGAATCGCGAACATGATGATGATGACGTAGATCGACGGCGTCGCCGACCAGATCTCGATCACCCGCTGGAAGATCAGGTCCAGCCAGCCGCCGAAAAAGCCCTGCAAGGCGCCGGCGATGATGCCGATCACCGTGGCGGCGCCCGTGACGATCAGGGTGAACAGGATCGACAGGCGGAAGCCGTGGATCACTCGGGCCATGACGTCGCGCTTCGTCCCGTCGGTGCCCAGCCAGTTCTGCCGGTTGGGCGGCAGCGGCGCGGCACCGGGGCGGTCCACGGCGGTGTTGAACGAATAGGGGATGACCGGCCAGATCGACCAGCCGTTCCGGATCTGCTCGCCGTCGATCACCCCGTCCTGGGCATCCTCGTAATAGCCTTCGGGGTCGTCGAAACACAGGTCCATGCCCCCGGTGGCGATCAGACACTTCACTTCGGGGTCGCGATAGACCGCCTCGGTCTGGAAATCGCCGCCGAACGCTGTCTCGGGATAGAAATTGAAGATCGGCATGTAATACTCGCCGCGATAGTTCACGAGGATCGGCTTGTCGTTCGCCACGAACTCCGCGAACAGCGAAATCCCGAACAGCACAGCGAAAATCCACATCGACCAATAGGCGCGGCGGTTGCGGCGGAAATTGTTCCAGCGCCGCCGGTTCAGCGGCGACAGCCAGCCCCGCGGCGCCTTGGTCACGGGCGGCGGCGCATCCTGTCCGGGCGGACGCTGCGGCAACGGGTCGGTCTGGGCCAGGTCGCTCACGTTCAGCCCTCGCGTTTCTCGAAGTCGATGCGCGGGTCCACGGCGACGTACATCAGGTCGGAAACGAGCCCGACCACCAGCCCCATGAGGCCAAAGATGAACAGGGTGCCGAAGACGATCGGATAATCCCGCGCGACGGTCGCCTCGAAGGCCAGCCGCCCCAGACCGTCAAGGCTGAAGATCGTCTCGATGATCAGCGATCCGGTAAAGAAGACGCCGATGAACACGCCGGGGAAACTGGCGATCATGATCAGCATCGCATTGCGGAACACGTGACCGTACAGCACCTTGCGCTCGGACAGGCCCTTGGCCCGCGCGGTGATGACGTACTGCTTCTTGATCTCGTCGAGAAAGCTGTTCTTGGTCAGCAGCGTCAGCGTCGCAAAGGCCCCGATGGTCGAGGCCACGACCGGCAGGGTGATGTGCCAGAAATAATCGACGATCTTGGCGCCGAGGCTCAACTCGCTCCAGTTGTCCGACGTCAGGCCGCGCAGCGGGAATATCTGCCAGTACGACCCACCCGCGAAGAGCACCAGCAGCAGGATGGCGAAAAGGAAGCCCGGAATCGCATAGGCCGCGATGATGGCGCCCGACGTCCATGTGTCGAAGCGGCTGCCATCCCGCACCGCCTTGCGGATGCCCAGCGGGATCGACACCAGATAGGCGATCAGCGTGGACCACAGCCCCAGCGAGATCGACACCGGCAGCTTTTCCTTCACGAGGTCGATCACCCCGATGGAGCGGAAATAGCTCTCGCCGAAGTCGAAGCGCACGTAGTTCCACATCATGTTGAAGAACCGTTCCACCGGCGGCTTGTCGAAACCGAACTCGCGTTCCAGTTCCTCGATGAACTCGGGCGGCAGACCACGTGAGCCCACGTATTCGCTGCCGGTCCCGACACCGGTGTCGCCCGCATCGTTGCCGCCGCTGGCAAAGCCCGCGAAAACATCCCCGCCGCCCTGGATCCGGGCGATGGCCTGTTCCACGGGGCCGCCGGGCACGAATTGTGCCAGGGCGAAGTTCACCAGCATGATCCCGAACAGCGTCGGAATGATCAGCAGCAGCCGTCTGACAATATAGGCGCCCACGCCGCGATTACCTCAGCGCGCCGGCCGCGCGCAGCTCGGCCGCCTTGTCCGCGTTGTACCACCAGAAATCGAGGTAGCCGAGCGCATAGGGCGGGATGTCGGGGTGTTCGTACTGGTCGTAGTACGCGACCCAGTACACGTCGTTGTACCACACCGGGATCATGAAGAACTCGTAGCGCAATGCGCGGTCCAGCGCCCGCAGCGCCGCCGCTTCCTCTTCGGATGTTTCCGCCCGCAGCGATGCTTCGATCAGCGTGTCCACCAACGGGCTGGCGAGCCCGGCGGGGTTGAACAGCGAATACGCCGCGTCTTCCGATCCGAACCGCTGCTTCAGCCCCGTGCCGGTACCGAGGAACGCCGCATATTCGTCGAA is a genomic window of Sulfitobacter alexandrii containing:
- a CDS encoding microcin C ABC transporter permease YejB; protein product: MGAYIVRRLLLIIPTLFGIMLVNFALAQFVPGGPVEQAIARIQGGGDVFAGFASGGNDAGDTGVGTGSEYVGSRGLPPEFIEELEREFGFDKPPVERFFNMMWNYVRFDFGESYFRSIGVIDLVKEKLPVSISLGLWSTLIAYLVSIPLGIRKAVRDGSRFDTWTSGAIIAAYAIPGFLFAILLLVLFAGGSYWQIFPLRGLTSDNWSELSLGAKIVDYFWHITLPVVASTIGAFATLTLLTKNSFLDEIKKQYVITARAKGLSERKVLYGHVFRNAMLIMIASFPGVFIGVFFTGSLIIETIFSLDGLGRLAFEATVARDYPIVFGTLFIFGLMGLVVGLVSDLMYVAVDPRIDFEKREG
- a CDS encoding ABC transporter ATP-binding protein, which codes for MSAPLLDVRDLNVSFRQDGALVHAVRGVSFAVERGETVALVGESGSGKSVSALSTVSLLGDSAEVSGSVTYDGQQMIGADAALLRKVRGNDISFIFQEPMTSLNPLHTIEKQLGESIALHQGLVGEDARGRILELLEKVGINDAQSRLGAYPHQLSGGQRQRVMIAMALANKPDVLIADEPTTALDVTIQAQILDLLKELKDSEGMGLLFITHDLGIVRRIADRVCVMQKGVIVEQGPTRDIFDNPQHPYTLKLLSAEPTGSPEPVPADAPEIVSTENLKVWFPIQRGLLRRTVGHVKAVNDTTLSVRAGETLGIVGESGSGKTTLALAIMRLIQSEGRITFMGEDVRKWSTRQLRRLRADMQIVFQDPFGSLSPRMTCFQIISEGLSIHGIGKGQDQRVLVHEVMEEVGLDPATMDRYPHEFSGGQRQRIAIARAMVLRPKLLVLDEPTSALDMTVQVQIVELLRNLQEKYGLAYLFISHDLRVVRAMSHNVLVMKRGDVIEYGPADDLYDNPQTDYTRTLLQAAT
- a CDS encoding ABC transporter permease, whose product is MTKAPRGWLSPLNRRRWNNFRRNRRAYWSMWIFAVLFGISLFAEFVANDKPILVNYRGEYYMPIFNFYPETAFGGDFQTEAVYRDPEVKCLIATGGMDLCFDDPEGYYEDAQDGVIDGEQIRNGWSIWPVIPYSFNTAVDRPGAAPLPPNRQNWLGTDGTKRDVMARVIHGFRLSILFTLIVTGAATVIGIIAGALQGFFGGWLDLIFQRVIEIWSATPSIYVIIIMFAILGRSFWLLVFLLVLFSWTGLVGVVRAEFLRARNLEYVRAARALGVGNMTIMFRHMLPNAMVATLTFLPFIITGTISTLAILDFLGFGLPSSAPSLGELTLQAKQNLQAPWLAFTAFFTFAIMLSLLVFIFEGIRDAFDPRKTFS